The Halomicronema hongdechloris C2206 genome includes a window with the following:
- the cbiB gene encoding adenosylcobinamide-phosphate synthase CbiB: MPASWYEAVGILWLAALLDFGIGDPWQWPHPVQAMGLVIQHGSVVALRLPNARARRWAGVVLGSGLVAGSGVGGWGLVHLASLGHPYLGYGLEAGLLASCLAARSLRQAAIHVLQPLARGDLATARRHLSLYVGRDTDGLAAPEIYRAVLETISENATDGAFGPLFYGLLGLVVPGAGAGLALAYKAASTLDSMVGYRQPPYRELGWFSARLEDGLTWLPCRLTVLTIALLSGRPGHVWRLCRRDAIADPSPNAGWSECAYAAALGVQLGGENRYGGRPTSKPLLADPLCPITPASIEQALHLTRHGLWLWLLLGSLWLGLGRSTLA, translated from the coding sequence ATGCCAGCTTCGTGGTATGAGGCGGTTGGCATTCTCTGGTTAGCGGCCCTGCTAGATTTTGGCATTGGCGATCCGTGGCAGTGGCCTCACCCGGTCCAGGCCATGGGACTCGTCATTCAGCATGGCAGTGTCGTGGCCCTGCGCCTGCCTAATGCCAGGGCTCGACGCTGGGCTGGGGTAGTTCTGGGCAGTGGGCTGGTGGCGGGCAGTGGCGTCGGGGGTTGGGGGCTAGTGCATCTGGCCAGTCTAGGCCATCCCTATCTGGGTTATGGGCTCGAGGCCGGCTTGTTAGCCAGTTGTCTGGCGGCTCGCAGCTTACGACAGGCGGCGATACATGTGCTGCAGCCTTTAGCCCGGGGAGACTTGGCCACGGCCCGCCGCCATCTCAGTCTCTACGTGGGACGCGATACCGATGGACTGGCAGCCCCCGAGATCTATCGGGCCGTATTGGAAACGATCAGTGAAAATGCCACCGATGGGGCGTTTGGCCCGCTGTTTTATGGCCTGCTGGGCTTGGTGGTGCCGGGGGCTGGGGCGGGGCTGGCCTTGGCTTACAAAGCCGCGAGCACTCTGGATTCTATGGTGGGCTATCGCCAGCCCCCCTATCGGGAGCTGGGGTGGTTTAGTGCCCGCTTGGAAGATGGGCTCACTTGGTTGCCCTGCCGCCTTACCGTGCTCACTATTGCCCTACTGTCGGGACGCCCCGGCCATGTCTGGCGGCTCTGTCGTCGCGATGCGATCGCAGATCCCAGTCCCAATGCCGGTTGGAGTGAGTGTGCCTATGCCGCTGCCCTAGGGGTGCAGCTCGGCGGGGAAAATCGCTATGGCGGTCGGCCGACATCTAAACCCCTGTTGGCAGACCCACTCTGTCCCATTACCCCCGCCAGCATTGAGCAGGCCCTACACCTGACGCGCCATGGCCTCTGGCTGTGGTTGCTGCTGGGCAGCCTCTGGCTAGGGCTGGGACGATCGACGCTGGCTTAG
- the pyrR gene encoding bifunctional pyr operon transcriptional regulator/uracil phosphoribosyltransferase PyrR — protein sequence MFPTVVEILSADELRRTLNRLASEIVERASAVSDLVLVGIYTRGVPLAQSLAQQIQHLENYQVPLGALDITFYRDDLDKIGIRTPARTSIPFDLAGKTVVLVDDVIYSGRTIRAALNAINDYGRPDVIRLAALIDRGHRQVPIHPDFVGKTLPTSREESVRVFVQDIDGQDGVQLLTR from the coding sequence ATGTTCCCCACGGTCGTTGAGATTTTATCTGCCGATGAACTGCGCCGCACCCTCAATCGCTTAGCCTCCGAAATCGTGGAGCGGGCCAGTGCCGTCTCAGACTTAGTCTTGGTGGGCATCTATACCCGGGGGGTGCCCCTAGCCCAAAGCCTGGCCCAACAAATTCAGCATCTGGAAAATTACCAGGTTCCCCTAGGAGCCCTAGATATCACCTTCTACCGGGATGACTTAGATAAAATTGGCATCCGCACGCCGGCTCGCACCAGCATTCCCTTCGATCTCGCTGGCAAGACTGTGGTGCTGGTCGATGATGTCATCTACAGCGGCCGCACCATTCGGGCAGCTCTCAATGCCATTAATGACTATGGTCGGCCCGATGTCATTCGCCTCGCCGCCCTGATCGACCGAGGCCATCGCCAAGTGCCAATTCACCCCGACTTCGTCGGTAAGACCCTACCCACCTCCCGGGAAGAGTCGGTGCGGGTGTTTGTGCAGGATATCGATGGCCAGGATGGCGTGCAGTTGTTAACTCGCTAA
- the fni gene encoding type 2 isopentenyl-diphosphate Delta-isomerase: MTVLPPTAADTQARKADHLRICLDDDVQFRRTTTGLDRYRFTHCCLPELGQEDIDLGTPFLGKTLAAPLLISSMTGGTEQAWQINRRLATAAQHYGLAMGVGSQRVAVENPDLMATFAVRSVAPNILLCANLGAVQLNYGYGLDQCRRVVERLEADVLILHLNPLQEAVQTRGDTNFKGLLGKITHLCEQLPVPVIAKEVGNGISGAMARRLIEAGIAAVDVAGAGGTSWAKVESERAEDPIQRRLGRTFGDWGLPTAECITQVRAIAPELPLIASGGLRTGLDVAKTIALGADIAGLAFPFLKAASDSDAALHSLIDVLIAELTTVLFCTGKATPTALRDDHTLQPIP, encoded by the coding sequence GTGACCGTATTGCCCCCTACTGCTGCAGACACCCAAGCCCGCAAAGCCGATCACCTGCGCATCTGCCTCGATGATGATGTGCAGTTTCGGCGCACGACCACTGGCCTAGATCGCTATCGGTTTACCCACTGTTGCCTGCCGGAACTGGGCCAGGAGGATATCGATTTGGGCACTCCGTTTTTAGGGAAAACCCTGGCAGCACCACTGCTGATTTCATCTATGACCGGGGGAACAGAACAGGCCTGGCAGATCAACCGCCGCCTCGCCACAGCAGCTCAGCACTACGGGTTAGCCATGGGGGTGGGGTCTCAACGGGTGGCCGTCGAAAATCCAGACTTGATGGCTACCTTTGCCGTGCGCTCAGTGGCTCCCAATATTTTGCTGTGTGCCAATTTGGGAGCGGTGCAGCTCAATTATGGCTATGGTCTCGATCAGTGCCGGCGGGTGGTGGAGCGTCTGGAAGCCGATGTGCTGATTTTGCACCTCAATCCGTTGCAAGAGGCGGTGCAGACCCGAGGGGATACTAATTTCAAGGGGTTGCTAGGAAAGATTACCCACCTGTGTGAGCAGTTGCCGGTGCCAGTGATCGCCAAGGAGGTGGGCAATGGCATCTCGGGGGCCATGGCTCGTCGGTTGATCGAGGCGGGCATCGCTGCTGTCGATGTGGCTGGTGCCGGCGGTACCTCCTGGGCCAAGGTGGAAAGTGAGCGGGCTGAAGATCCGATCCAGCGCCGTCTGGGGCGCACCTTTGGGGACTGGGGCTTGCCCACGGCAGAGTGCATCACTCAGGTTCGTGCGATCGCACCTGAGCTGCCACTCATCGCCTCCGGGGGATTACGAACTGGCTTGGATGTGGCCAAAACCATTGCCCTGGGCGCGGATATCGCTGGCTTGGCCTTTCCCTTCCTCAAGGCGGCCAGTGACTCTGATGCCGCCCTACACAGCCTCATTGATGTCTTGATTGCCGAGCTCACCACGGTCTTATTTTGTACCGGCAAGGCTACCCCAACCGCCCTGCGAGACGACCACACACTGCAGCCGATACCATAG
- the sppA gene encoding signal peptide peptidase SppA, which produces MRDFLKYATASAVGTVVGLVALIAVLGLSLGSFFAFLLVTASRDSAPQVEDGSILVFDLATDITDSVPLSRTSAVIGETLAGEMPSLSTYRALAALEQAAEDDRIAGLYLRGNSTEGLATLGELRQALQTFRDSGKPIIAYTMGWSERDYYLTANADTLWLNPAGLIEFNGFRAETQFVAGALDKYGIGVQALQAGRYKSAIEPFVQTQSSPEARQQTEALLADLWQEFLEAVSQSREVPVPRLQQLANAGGLLVAEEAKAAGLVDQVAYYDDVLAELRQLTDTEASDDEEFPQIDLWRYSRVATDDTEPLQPDQIAVLYAQGDIVSGEGDVGFIGSESFSRTLRQLGQDDAIQAVVLRINSPGGGASASEVIAREVNRLRQNKPVIVSMGDVAASGGYMMAAEADQIFASPNTITGSIGVFGLVLNLQEIANNNGITWEIIKTARFADIDTWARPQTDQELALQQAIVNTLYERFVTRVAEARELSEEAVNRAAQGRVWSGQDAQAAQLVDEQGGLMAAIEAAATAANLESWQVVEYPRPRSLEEEILETLFGGQLEFRSQDPLTQEVRGLYQQLQTLQHLNDPHGVYTRLPFTTEIE; this is translated from the coding sequence ATGCGTGATTTTCTCAAATACGCCACCGCCAGTGCTGTTGGTACAGTCGTTGGCCTGGTTGCCCTCATAGCCGTGCTGGGACTGAGCCTGGGGAGCTTCTTTGCCTTTCTGCTGGTGACGGCCTCTCGCGATAGCGCCCCCCAAGTCGAAGATGGCTCCATATTGGTCTTCGATCTGGCTACAGATATCACCGATAGTGTGCCCCTCTCTAGGACCAGTGCGGTGATAGGAGAGACCTTGGCCGGAGAGATGCCCTCCCTTTCCACCTATAGGGCGTTAGCTGCCCTAGAACAGGCTGCCGAGGATGATCGCATTGCCGGCCTCTATCTACGCGGCAACAGCACCGAGGGACTCGCTACCCTAGGGGAGCTCAGGCAGGCGCTGCAAACCTTTCGAGACAGTGGTAAGCCCATCATCGCCTATACCATGGGCTGGTCAGAACGAGATTATTACCTCACCGCCAACGCCGATACCCTGTGGCTCAATCCAGCCGGACTCATAGAATTCAATGGATTTCGGGCCGAGACTCAGTTTGTGGCCGGTGCCCTAGACAAATACGGTATTGGGGTGCAGGCCTTGCAGGCAGGACGCTATAAATCTGCCATCGAACCCTTTGTGCAAACCCAGAGTAGCCCGGAGGCACGGCAGCAAACAGAGGCACTATTAGCCGATCTCTGGCAGGAGTTTCTGGAGGCGGTTAGTCAGAGTCGGGAAGTGCCTGTGCCCCGCCTGCAGCAACTGGCCAATGCGGGTGGGCTATTGGTGGCCGAGGAAGCTAAGGCCGCTGGCTTAGTTGATCAGGTGGCCTATTACGATGACGTGCTGGCAGAGTTGCGACAGCTCACAGACACCGAGGCCAGCGACGATGAGGAGTTTCCTCAGATCGACCTATGGCGTTACAGTCGTGTCGCCACGGATGACACCGAGCCCTTGCAACCGGACCAAATTGCAGTCCTCTACGCCCAGGGGGATATCGTCAGCGGCGAAGGGGACGTGGGCTTCATCGGCTCCGAGAGTTTCAGCCGTACCCTACGACAACTGGGGCAAGACGATGCCATCCAGGCGGTGGTGCTCCGTATTAACAGTCCGGGGGGAGGGGCCAGCGCCTCGGAGGTGATTGCTCGGGAAGTCAATCGCCTGCGTCAAAACAAGCCAGTGATTGTGTCGATGGGGGATGTTGCCGCCTCCGGTGGTTATATGATGGCGGCCGAGGCCGATCAGATCTTTGCCTCTCCCAACACCATTACTGGCTCCATCGGTGTATTTGGGCTGGTGCTCAATTTACAGGAGATTGCCAATAATAATGGCATCACCTGGGAAATCATTAAGACTGCTAGGTTCGCCGATATTGATACCTGGGCTCGTCCCCAGACTGACCAAGAACTGGCGCTCCAACAAGCCATCGTCAACACCCTATACGAGCGCTTTGTCACCCGAGTAGCCGAGGCCCGGGAACTCTCTGAGGAGGCGGTCAATCGGGCAGCCCAGGGACGGGTGTGGTCTGGTCAAGATGCCCAAGCGGCTCAGTTAGTGGATGAGCAGGGAGGGTTGATGGCGGCTATCGAGGCCGCGGCTACCGCTGCCAATCTCGAGAGCTGGCAGGTGGTGGAATATCCTCGGCCCCGCAGCTTGGAAGAAGAAATTTTAGAGACTTTATTTGGCGGACAGCTGGAGTTTAGATCTCAAGATCCGCTGACCCAAGAAGTTCGTGGTCTTTATCAGCAATTGCAAACGCTCCAGCACCTGAATGATCCCCATGGGGTTTACACGCGGTTGCCGTTCACAACTGAGATCGAATAA
- the psbA gene encoding photosystem II q(b) protein yields MTATLQRRDSANLWEQFCQWVTSTDNRLYIGWFGVLMLPTLLAATTCFVIAFVAAPPVDIDGIREPVAGSLMYGNNIISGAVVPSSNAIGLHFYPIWEAASIDEWLYNGGPYQFIVFHFLIGVFCYMGREWELSYRLGMRPWICVAYSAPVAAASAVFLIYPLGQGSFSDGMPLGISGTFNFMFVFQAEHNILMHPFHMLGVAGVFGGSLFSAMHGSLVTSSLVRETTETESQNYGYKFGQEEETYNIVAAHGYFGRLIFQYASFNNSRSLHFFLGAWPVIGIWFTALGISTMAFNLNGFNFNQSVMDSQGRVIGTWADVINRANLGMEVMHERNAHNFPLDLASSEAPDIVG; encoded by the coding sequence ATGACAGCGACTCTGCAGCGGCGCGACAGCGCCAACCTGTGGGAGCAGTTCTGCCAGTGGGTGACCAGCACCGACAACCGCCTGTATATTGGCTGGTTCGGCGTGCTCATGCTCCCTACCCTGCTGGCTGCCACCACCTGCTTCGTGATTGCCTTCGTGGCAGCGCCTCCCGTTGATATCGACGGTATCCGCGAGCCCGTGGCCGGCTCCCTGATGTACGGCAACAACATCATCTCTGGTGCGGTGGTGCCATCATCCAATGCCATCGGTCTGCACTTCTATCCCATCTGGGAAGCTGCTTCCATTGATGAGTGGCTCTACAACGGTGGCCCCTACCAGTTCATCGTCTTCCACTTCCTCATTGGCGTCTTCTGCTATATGGGGCGTGAGTGGGAACTGAGCTACCGTCTGGGCATGCGCCCTTGGATCTGCGTGGCCTACAGCGCCCCTGTGGCAGCGGCTTCTGCGGTGTTCTTGATCTATCCCTTGGGTCAGGGTTCCTTCTCCGATGGCATGCCGTTGGGTATCAGTGGTACCTTCAACTTCATGTTCGTGTTCCAGGCGGAGCACAATATCTTGATGCATCCCTTCCACATGTTGGGTGTGGCCGGTGTCTTCGGCGGCAGCTTGTTCTCTGCCATGCACGGCTCGTTGGTGACCTCCAGCCTGGTGCGGGAGACCACCGAGACCGAGTCTCAGAACTACGGCTACAAGTTCGGCCAAGAAGAAGAGACCTACAACATCGTGGCCGCTCACGGCTACTTCGGTCGTCTCATCTTTCAATACGCCAGCTTCAACAACAGCCGCTCTCTGCACTTCTTCTTGGGAGCATGGCCGGTAATTGGCATCTGGTTCACGGCGCTGGGCATCAGCACCATGGCCTTCAACCTGAACGGGTTCAACTTCAACCAGTCGGTGATGGATAGCCAGGGTCGGGTGATTGGCACCTGGGCCGATGTCATCAACCGGGCCAACCTGGGTATGGAAGTGATGCATGAGCGCAACGCTCACAACTTCCCCCTCGACTTGGCTTCCAGCGAGGCTCCTGACATCGTGGGCTAG
- a CDS encoding caspase family protein, whose protein sequence is MMSRRRYWYVWSLVLLASCSLAVSHAISEPSLSDRLGSDSDGSDAALATAATQFLVVAGGGAPAYNEIALEKNVHYFQRTLRALGWAPDQASIFFANGLTGAATVRYVDFWGRERFKVPQIPHLRGAATRSHLMQWLTAAGNESSADDCPIFFYFTGHGALNEANPDNNALILWHEQLVSVQQLANQLDQLPPEQPFVTMMAQCYSGSFANLIYENGDPTQPVSPQSRCGFFATVSTRPSVGCTPEVNEADYEDYSSSFFAGLSGRDRIGKSVASADYNDDGRVSFAEAHAFSKIDAETTDWPISTVEAWLQRQATAADRREIFDLPLRDLLAVAPPARRVVLRRLAEKLGLSLQQSYRVNRSQMSNHDLNQAYHHRLRMEVLTIGMEQRLRTRGDAEAMAVLEQLLACEASSWR, encoded by the coding sequence ATGATGTCACGCCGCCGATATTGGTACGTCTGGAGCTTGGTATTGCTAGCCAGCTGCAGCCTGGCAGTCAGTCATGCCATCTCAGAGCCATCCTTGAGTGACAGGCTTGGTTCAGACTCAGATGGCAGTGACGCCGCCCTGGCGACAGCGGCAACACAGTTTCTGGTGGTAGCGGGGGGAGGCGCCCCTGCCTATAACGAAATTGCCTTAGAGAAAAATGTACACTACTTTCAGCGCACTCTACGGGCGTTGGGATGGGCACCGGATCAAGCCAGTATTTTCTTTGCCAATGGGCTCACAGGAGCAGCGACGGTTCGATATGTTGACTTTTGGGGCCGAGAGCGCTTTAAAGTGCCCCAAATTCCCCATCTGCGAGGGGCAGCTACCCGCAGCCATCTGATGCAGTGGTTGACAGCGGCTGGCAACGAGTCGTCTGCTGACGATTGCCCTATCTTTTTCTATTTCACCGGCCATGGCGCTCTCAACGAGGCTAATCCTGACAACAATGCCTTGATTCTCTGGCACGAACAACTGGTGTCGGTGCAACAGTTGGCTAATCAGTTAGATCAGCTTCCTCCAGAGCAGCCATTTGTGACCATGATGGCCCAATGCTACTCAGGCTCCTTTGCCAATCTGATCTATGAAAATGGCGATCCGACCCAACCAGTGTCGCCCCAGAGCCGTTGTGGTTTCTTTGCGACGGTGAGTACTCGGCCATCGGTGGGGTGTACGCCTGAGGTCAACGAAGCTGATTATGAAGACTACAGCTCTAGTTTTTTCGCTGGCCTCAGTGGTCGCGATCGCATCGGCAAGTCGGTCGCCTCTGCCGACTACAATGACGACGGCCGGGTGTCCTTCGCCGAAGCCCATGCCTTTTCTAAGATCGACGCAGAAACGACTGACTGGCCTATCTCTACCGTAGAGGCCTGGTTGCAGCGGCAAGCCACCGCTGCCGATCGACGAGAAATTTTCGATCTGCCCTTACGGGATTTGTTAGCCGTAGCACCACCGGCACGGCGTGTGGTCTTAAGGAGGTTGGCTGAGAAATTAGGCCTGTCCCTCCAGCAGTCTTACCGGGTCAACCGTTCCCAGATGTCGAACCATGACCTGAATCAGGCCTATCACCACAGACTGCGGATGGAGGTACTGACCATCGGCATGGAGCAGCGCCTGCGGACTCGCGGGGACGCCGAAGCGATGGCCGTGTTAGAGCAATTACTGGCCTGCGAGGCCAGCAGTTGGCGATAA
- a CDS encoding c-type cytochrome — MTQETLNEELTDLVPLVRRTILTLLAVVLAIVLAVAGIRYVQAADPYIQEVLERQGDQQRGQAIFQMNCAVCHGIEATGEVGPDLRGVSDHRSKVSLIKQVISGDTPPMPQFQPSPQDMADLLKYLESL; from the coding sequence TTGACCCAAGAGACGTTGAACGAAGAACTGACAGATTTGGTCCCACTAGTGCGGCGGACAATATTAACGTTGTTAGCAGTGGTGCTAGCCATTGTTTTGGCGGTTGCTGGAATACGCTACGTCCAGGCTGCCGATCCCTATATTCAGGAAGTCTTAGAACGTCAGGGAGATCAGCAACGGGGACAAGCTATCTTCCAAATGAATTGTGCGGTATGCCATGGCATCGAGGCCACTGGTGAAGTCGGCCCCGATTTACGGGGCGTATCTGATCATCGCTCCAAAGTGAGTCTGATCAAGCAAGTCATCAGCGGTGACACACCACCGATGCCTCAGTTTCAACCTAGCCCTCAGGACATGGCCGACTTATTGAAGTACCTAGAAAGCCTGTAG
- the petG gene encoding cytochrome b6-f complex subunit V, whose protein sequence is MVEPLLSGIVLGLIPVTLAGLFVAAYLQYRRGDQLGL, encoded by the coding sequence GTGGTTGAACCCTTGCTGTCTGGTATTGTTTTGGGGCTCATTCCAGTGACTCTGGCTGGTCTATTCGTAGCAGCCTATTTGCAATATCGTCGGGGTGATCAGCTAGGGCTGTAA
- a CDS encoding FGGY-family carbohydrate kinase, whose translation MALALGIDVGTSGLRAVVVATDRRLRVQCCHEYSQGEAAAPPDWPRLWQTGLRAVLVAVPRELRPQIGAIAVAGTSGTVMLCDGAGMPLTAPLFYNDGRAQAEAKALTALAPAGSPVLSATSSLAKLLWWRQHLPAEIWQQGQYFLHQADWIGAQLHGHLGISDYHNALKLGYDVGALRYPAWMVSLGLDALLPQVIAPGDAISLITPTMARQFGLPRDCQVCAGTTDSIAAFLASGAYTPGEAVTSLGSTLVLKLLSQQRVDDSPFGIYSHRLGDQWLVGGASNAGGAALRHFFSDEQLHHLSQRIRPDIPSSLDYYPLMQPGERFPINDPALSPRLTPRPERDVDFLHGLLESLARIEALGYERLQTLGASPLQRVYTAGGGARNQAWTAIRQRIMGCPVSAAAQTEAAYGAALLALKTLQ comes from the coding sequence GTGGCGTTGGCCCTGGGGATTGATGTAGGCACGTCTGGCCTGCGGGCAGTGGTGGTGGCGACTGACCGCAGGCTACGAGTTCAGTGTTGCCATGAGTATTCCCAAGGAGAGGCGGCTGCACCTCCGGATTGGCCTCGGCTCTGGCAGACAGGGCTGAGGGCGGTGTTGGTGGCAGTGCCGAGGGAGCTGCGGCCGCAGATTGGTGCGATCGCAGTGGCTGGCACCTCGGGGACAGTAATGCTCTGCGATGGGGCTGGCATGCCGTTGACTGCCCCGTTGTTCTACAACGATGGTCGAGCCCAAGCTGAGGCGAAGGCCCTGACAGCCTTGGCCCCAGCAGGTAGTCCGGTTTTAAGTGCGACCTCGAGTCTGGCTAAACTACTCTGGTGGCGGCAGCACCTGCCTGCCGAAATATGGCAACAAGGGCAGTATTTCCTGCATCAAGCGGACTGGATTGGGGCTCAGTTGCATGGGCACCTGGGCATTAGTGACTATCACAATGCCCTGAAGCTGGGCTATGACGTGGGAGCCTTACGGTATCCTGCCTGGATGGTGAGCTTGGGGCTCGATGCTCTATTACCCCAGGTAATTGCCCCCGGCGATGCGATCTCACTCATTACCCCAACTATGGCCCGGCAATTTGGCTTGCCACGGGACTGCCAAGTCTGCGCAGGAACCACCGATAGCATTGCCGCCTTTTTAGCCAGTGGTGCCTATACCCCTGGGGAAGCGGTGACCTCCCTGGGGTCTACCTTGGTCCTCAAGCTACTTAGCCAGCAACGGGTAGATGACAGTCCCTTTGGCATCTACAGTCATCGCCTGGGTGACCAATGGCTGGTGGGAGGGGCCTCCAATGCCGGGGGAGCCGCGCTACGGCACTTTTTCAGCGACGAGCAACTGCATCACCTCAGTCAACGGATTCGTCCTGACATTCCCAGCTCTTTAGATTATTATCCCCTCATGCAACCGGGGGAGCGATTTCCCATCAATGACCCGGCTCTCTCCCCGCGGCTGACCCCACGCCCTGAGCGTGACGTGGACTTTCTCCACGGCCTCCTAGAAAGCCTAGCCCGCATTGAAGCCCTTGGCTACGAGCGGCTGCAGACCTTGGGGGCCTCCCCCCTGCAGCGGGTGTATACTGCGGGTGGCGGGGCTCGAAATCAAGCCTGGACAGCCATTCGGCAACGGATAATGGGCTGCCCTGTCTCAGCAGCTGCCCAGACCGAGGCCGCCTACGGAGCTGCCCTACTGGCCCTGAAAACGCTCCAATAG
- the apcB gene encoding allophycocyanin subunit beta, with the protein MRDAVTTLIKTYDDTGRYLDRSALDSLKGYFDSGLARVKATAVISGNAAGIVKEAASKLFEQIPELIRAGGNAYTTRRYAACLRDMDYYLRYGSYALVAGNADVLDERVLTGLRETYNSLGVPIGPTIVGIQIMKQIVKEKVEAAGVEDASFVEMPFDYMARELSEVNV; encoded by the coding sequence ATGCGGGATGCCGTGACAACGCTGATTAAGACATATGACGATACGGGGCGCTACCTCGATCGCTCCGCCCTAGACTCCCTCAAAGGGTACTTCGATAGTGGGCTGGCGCGTGTGAAGGCGACTGCAGTAATCAGTGGTAATGCCGCTGGCATCGTCAAGGAAGCAGCCTCAAAATTGTTTGAACAGATTCCAGAGCTGATTCGAGCTGGCGGCAATGCCTATACTACTCGGCGCTACGCTGCCTGTTTGCGAGATATGGACTACTACCTGCGCTATGGCAGCTATGCCTTGGTGGCAGGGAATGCCGATGTTCTCGATGAGCGAGTGTTGACAGGCCTGCGGGAAACCTATAACTCCCTGGGGGTGCCCATTGGGCCTACCATTGTCGGCATTCAGATTATGAAGCAGATCGTGAAGGAAAAAGTAGAAGCGGCTGGCGTTGAAGATGCCAGTTTCGTGGAGATGCCCTTCGACTATATGGCTCGTGAGCTAAGCGAGGTCAACGTTTAG
- the glnA gene encoding type I glutamate--ammonia ligase: MATAADVLTMIQDQDIKMIDLKFIDLPGIWQHLTVYRDQIDADSFTDGVPFDGSSIRGWKAINESDMAMVPDPDSAWIDPFMKEPTLSLVCTIKEPRTGELYERCPRAIAHKAVDYLKSTGIGDTAFFGPEAEFFVFDDVRFDQNEHSAYYYVDSVEGRWNTGRDEEGGNLGYKPRYKEGYFPVSPSDTLQDMRSEMLLTMASLGVPIEKHHHEVATGGQCELGFRFGELIQAADWLMIYKYCIKNVAKKYGKSVTFMPKPLFNDNGSGMHTHQSIWNGGQPTFAGDGYAGLSQTALWYIGGILKHAPALLAFTNPTTNSYKRLVPGFEAPVNLAYSQGNRSASVRIPLSGTNPKAKRLEFRCPDATSNPYLAFSAMLCAGIDGIKNQIDPGSPLDVDIYDLSPEDLAKIPSTPGSLLDALKALEADYEFLTAGGVFSEDFISNWIEYKLDNEVNPMRLRPHPYELSLYYDC; this comes from the coding sequence ATGGCGACTGCTGCAGATGTCTTGACGATGATTCAAGACCAAGACATTAAGATGATCGACCTGAAGTTCATCGATCTGCCCGGCATTTGGCAACACCTAACGGTGTATCGGGATCAGATCGATGCCGATAGCTTTACCGATGGGGTGCCTTTCGATGGCTCCAGTATTCGGGGATGGAAGGCCATTAATGAGTCGGATATGGCCATGGTGCCCGATCCCGACAGTGCTTGGATCGATCCCTTCATGAAGGAACCGACCCTCAGCCTAGTCTGCACCATTAAAGAGCCCCGTACTGGCGAACTCTATGAGCGCTGCCCCCGTGCGATCGCACACAAAGCCGTTGACTACTTAAAGTCTACTGGCATCGGTGACACGGCTTTCTTTGGCCCCGAGGCCGAGTTCTTTGTCTTTGACGACGTGCGCTTCGATCAAAACGAGCACTCCGCCTACTACTACGTCGATAGCGTCGAGGGCCGTTGGAACACGGGTCGAGACGAAGAAGGGGGCAACCTCGGCTACAAGCCTCGCTACAAAGAAGGGTATTTCCCAGTGTCTCCCAGCGACACCCTGCAAGATATGCGCAGCGAGATGCTGCTGACCATGGCCTCCCTGGGGGTTCCCATTGAGAAGCATCACCACGAAGTAGCCACAGGTGGTCAGTGCGAGTTGGGCTTCCGCTTCGGTGAATTGATCCAGGCCGCTGACTGGCTGATGATTTACAAATACTGCATTAAGAACGTTGCCAAGAAATATGGCAAGTCCGTCACCTTCATGCCTAAGCCCTTGTTCAACGACAACGGCTCTGGCATGCACACCCACCAATCCATCTGGAACGGTGGTCAACCCACCTTTGCCGGCGACGGTTATGCTGGTCTCAGCCAGACCGCCCTGTGGTACATTGGCGGGATTCTCAAGCATGCCCCGGCCCTATTGGCCTTCACTAACCCCACCACCAATTCCTATAAGCGATTGGTGCCCGGATTCGAGGCCCCGGTGAACCTAGCCTACTCTCAAGGGAATCGGTCGGCGTCGGTGCGAATTCCCCTGTCAGGGACCAATCCCAAAGCCAAGCGGTTAGAGTTCCGCTGTCCCGATGCCACCTCAAACCCTTACCTGGCCTTCTCCGCCATGCTTTGCGCCGGCATCGACGGCATCAAGAATCAGATCGATCCAGGGTCCCCGCTTGATGTGGATATCTATGATCTCAGCCCCGAAGACCTGGCCAAGATCCCCTCGACCCCAGGTTCTTTGTTAGATGCGCTTAAGGCCCTGGAAGCCGATTATGAGTTTCTAACCGCAGGCGGCGTCTTCAGCGAAGACTTCATTAGCAATTGGATCGAATACAAGCTCGATAACGAGGTGAACCCCATGCGGCTACGGCCCCATCCCTATGAGCTGTCTCTCTACTACGATTGCTAG